The Candidatus Jidaibacter acanthamoeba sequence ATAGTACAAGGGATACACAGTTAGGTCGTCATGTAAACTAAGCAAGAGTAACAACTTAAAATTATCAAATAAAGGAGAGCAAGATGAGAACAGATGAAATAAGAAACAATGTAGAGAATACCAATGAAGTTGAGCATCCTAATGAATATATATGCATAATCACTCAGGATTTAATGGAAGAACCTGTGATAGCAGAAGACGGGTATAGTTATGAGAAAGAGTCAATAGTTAGATGGATGAGGGAGCACCGTAATCAAAGCCCTATGACAAGACAAGCTATGGATCCCGGTAAGCTAATACCTAACAGAAATTTAAAAGATGCAATAGAAGTATATAAGGCAAGGATAGCACTACAAAATACAAGTATTGCAGAAGAGAGAGAAGAAAGTTCAACCGTTGTAAGTAGGAATGTATATTCATCCCCTAAGTATAGCCATATTAAAGTGATGCGTAAGTTACAAAATGATTTGGATGTGGAGATGAATGCAGTATATATGGGGACTGTTGTTGAACAAACTTTGGTTGGTATGGCGGGTATTTATACTAATCAGGAAAGAGCAATATTTCGTAGGAATAATGAAAGTGGGCATACATGTTTTAAACTAAGGTTTGCATCTGATCAGGAATATTTAAAGTTTATAACATACTATAATACCAATTTTAATGGTTTGATAGTAGATGAAGGAGAATTTAATGAAGGTTATACCAACATTACTATAAATAGTGAAAAGTTAGTTGAGGAATTATCACCGAAGCTTGGAGAATTTAAAAAGGAAGCTCACAATAAAGTAATGCA is a genomic window containing:
- a CDS encoding U-box domain-containing protein, which gives rise to MRTDEIRNNVENTNEVEHPNEYICIITQDLMEEPVIAEDGYSYEKESIVRWMREHRNQSPMTRQAMDPGKLIPNRNLKDAIEVYKARIALQNTSIAEEREESSTVVSRNVYSSPKYSHIKVMRKLQNDLDVEMNAVYMGTVVEQTLVGMAGIYTNQERAIFRRNNESGHTCFKLRFASDQEYLKFITYYNTNFNGLIVDEGEFNEGYTNITINSEKLVEELSPKLGEFKKEAHNKVM